The genomic segment CGTCGCGGCGGCTTTCTACCTTTTCTTGTTTTTTCTACACCCTACCCACCAACTACCACCCTACTAATCTACTTTTACACAAAAGTTCTTCTCCAGAAACCGAAGTTTTTAATCAAACTTTTATAGTGGCCAATTTTGGCGCGATGGATGGAATAGGCCAAACCAAATGTTCCCAATTTTTCTGCGATAAGTGGAGCGATAGTCCTGATGTACGATCCGGAGCTCGTAATAATTTTAAATTTAGCAACCGTAAATTCTTGGGCTGATACGTCGCCGAAACTTTTCCATTTTTCCAAAATTTCTTCTTTTCGAAAGCCATTTCCTACCTTATCAGTTTCAGGTCCTGGATCGAGAAGGGAAATTTTCTTTTCAATATTTTCTATCAAAAGTTTCCCAGAAATTTTATAGATGCTGGACAGTTTTAAATTGTAAATTTCAATATCGGCTTTTGGGATTTCAATTTGGCCGAGATTATTTTCAATTGCATGATGAAACAGGGGTTTCCCCAGAACAGTTTTGGATGAAAAGGCTGGGTACGGGAAACGTTTTTTACCGAGAAATGTCTGGGCCACGCGTACCAAATCTTTCTCGTTAATGGCTTGATTCTTATTGTCGGCTTGCGCTAGACCTAAGACATCTCCCGTGTCAGTTTTAAAACCAAAGAGAATTTCAAATTCATACTCCTTGTCCAGATCATCGTACTTTTTTCGATTTTTACATTCATCTCCGATAAGAATGAGAAGTTTTCCACTGGCCATTGGATCGAGGCGTCCCGCATAGGTTAAGGGCAGTTCGGAAAGCTTTTCGTCCCCTGCTCGAAAAACTTCAAGTGCCGAAAAGGGCGTCTCCCCTACTTTTTTTTCAATGACGGTAAAACGATTCATGATGGACGTCCGAAACTCACATTAAATATTAAATTTTTCAGAAAAATGACCAACGAAAGGCAATTCTTTTTGTCTGCCGTTAAGCACGTTGACGATACCGATAATCGACAAAACAATTAAAGCGAAATGGGCAAGCTGAATGACTGGCCAAAAGAAGGAGCCGAGCATCTCGTCAGCAAGCCAGACAGCGGCCTCAAGAACAACCAAAACCAAACCTTGTTTGATGTGATATTTAACCGTTGGATCATCCTTGGTTGTAAGGTAGGAAATGATAATGAGCGGTCCGACGTAGGCGAGAACCGACATCAAGGTTTTTTTATCCCGCAAGCCGCGAGCGTTCTCGGGATTTTTTTCTGTTGTGCTATTTTGTGTGTCCATATGAGTATACGTTAATTAGTAAATGAAACTCCTCCCTTGATTGTAGCATTTTTAACCCGAAATTTTATCGGACGACATTGGTTTTAAATTGGCGGCAATGGCAATAGCGGTAGAAATAATTACCAAATTTTTAATAATGTACTGACCTTCCAAAGTCGGCACCATAAACCCAGACCATGTCACTTGTGGGAGCAAGAAAAGTGGCATAAACGTCGTAATCATATGAAAAAATAAGAGCGGAATGACAATTCGTTCAAATCCGCGGATGAGAAACAAAATACCGATCAAACACTCAAACGCTCCAAATAGAATTAAAAAAACATCAAACGTCATGATAGGCATCGTGCGTTCAAAAAGGCTTCGCACCAAACCACTTGCCGGACTGAGCCCGATAACTTTCAAAAAACCAAACCAAAAAAATATTACGAACAAACCAAACCGTGCAATCGGAATGAGTGCCATTCTGCAAAAAGAAATAAAACCTAAATCTAATGCTTCTAATTGTTTCCTCATCAACATAGTATAGCAAACAAAAGCAATCTGCCCACTCTCCTATCAATTTGGGAGTTCAACTCCCAAATTGATTATTGCAGTGTAAGCTTGACTCTCACGTTGCGTGATAGTTTAGACTTTGGTACTGTTGGTCGATCACAGAAAACACTACATGAAATATTCAATTCAACAACTAGCAACGCTTGCGGGAGTGAGCGTCAGAACCCTTCACTATTACGACGAGGTTGGCCTGCTTTCTCCTGTCCGAGAAAATAGAAATAATTATCGACAGTATGGCGAAACGGAACTCCTGCGTCTCCAGCAAATATTGTTATACCGAGAACTCGACTTTCCTCTGCTCGATATCAAAAAAATCTTGGACTCAAGTAACTTCAGCTTGCATAGTGCTCTGCGAGATCATCGGAAAATTATTGAGGAGAAAAAAATTCGTCTTTCTCGTCTTTTGAAAACTATCGACAAAACTATTAATAAAATTAACCACAAAAATAACATGACTGATAAAGAACTGTATGAAGCTTTCGGATCAGAAAATTATGCCGAGGAAGCCAAACAAAAATGGGGGCATACCGACGCCTACAAACAATCTGCGGCTCGGGTTAAAAAATTAACCAAGGAGGACATTGCGCAAATTAAGGCCGCAAGCGATGCGCTCATGAAAGAGCTTGTGAAAAATATGACAAGAAGCCCGAAAGATCCGGCGGTACAAAAATTAATTGCCAAACATTACGACAGTTTGCGCACGTTTTACGAACCAAATCTGCAAATCTATCGAGGACTTGCTGAAATGTACATCGCTGACAAACGTTTTACAGCCAATTTCGAAAAATACGCAGTTGGGTTGGCGCAGTTTATGCATGACGCGATGATTTTCTTTGTGGAAAATCAAAAAAATAGCTAGGCAACAAGTTGGGCACAATGAGAACAGCGCTTGGCGCTA from the Patescibacteria group bacterium genome contains:
- a CDS encoding MerR family transcriptional regulator, which translates into the protein MKYSIQQLATLAGVSVRTLHYYDEVGLLSPVRENRNNYRQYGETELLRLQQILLYRELDFPLLDIKKILDSSNFSLHSALRDHRKIIEEKKIRLSRLLKTIDKTINKINHKNNMTDKELYEAFGSENYAEEAKQKWGHTDAYKQSAARVKKLTKEDIAQIKAASDALMKELVKNMTRSPKDPAVQKLIAKHYDSLRTFYEPNLQIYRGLAEMYIADKRFTANFEKYAVGLAQFMHDAMIFFVENQKNS